One stretch of Croceibacterium atlanticum DNA includes these proteins:
- a CDS encoding AtpZ/AtpI family protein, whose product MSEEKPERDPIGEDARIDALEARLKAAREREEQRNRPRNQGADANYRLGNRVLADLLGGIGGGALIGWVIDRFADTSPWGLLGMLFLGTVVAFRNIIRISNRRPD is encoded by the coding sequence ATGAGCGAAGAAAAGCCTGAACGGGACCCCATTGGTGAGGATGCGCGGATCGACGCGCTCGAGGCGCGGCTGAAAGCTGCACGCGAGCGGGAAGAACAGCGCAACCGGCCGCGGAACCAGGGTGCTGATGCCAATTACAGGCTAGGCAACCGGGTGCTAGCGGATTTGCTGGGGGGTATCGGTGGTGGCGCGCTGATCGGTTGGGTGATCGACCGGTTTGCGGATACGTCGCCCTGGGGTCTGTTGGGAATGCTGTTCCTCGGAACGGTCGTTGCCTTCAGGAATATTATTCGGATTTCGAACCGGCGCCCGGACTGA
- a CDS encoding F0F1 ATP synthase subunit A, which yields MAAEAGRVDPMHQFAIEPMFGSANWELAGYNIAFTNSALWMLIAAVALWIFVAGGMKRDLVPGRWQMAVETFTGFIDDMLAANVGKEGKKYVPYIFSLFMFILFANLLGLIPLPLAMVGVHAFTFTSHFTITGVLAILSFAIVLLVGFWKHGLHFFSLFVPHGTPLVMIPLIFVVELFSFLVRPFSLGLRLFVAMMAGHVLLEILASFIIDSANAGAGWGVLIGTPSFLLMLAICALEILVAGIQAYVFALLSSLYINDAENLH from the coding sequence GTGGCAGCCGAAGCAGGCAGAGTCGATCCGATGCACCAGTTTGCGATCGAGCCGATGTTCGGCTCGGCGAACTGGGAGCTGGCCGGTTACAACATCGCTTTCACCAACAGTGCGTTGTGGATGCTCATCGCCGCCGTGGCGCTGTGGATCTTCGTCGCTGGCGGGATGAAGCGCGATCTCGTGCCCGGTCGCTGGCAGATGGCGGTGGAAACCTTCACGGGTTTCATCGATGATATGCTGGCGGCCAATGTCGGCAAGGAAGGGAAGAAATACGTTCCCTACATCTTCTCGCTGTTCATGTTCATCCTGTTCGCCAATCTGCTGGGCCTGATCCCGCTGCCGCTGGCCATGGTGGGTGTCCATGCGTTCACCTTCACCAGCCATTTCACGATCACGGGCGTCCTTGCGATCCTGTCCTTTGCGATCGTGCTGCTGGTAGGCTTCTGGAAGCATGGCCTGCACTTCTTCTCGCTGTTCGTGCCGCATGGCACGCCGCTGGTGATGATCCCGCTGATCTTCGTGGTGGAGCTGTTCTCCTTCCTCGTGCGTCCCTTCAGCCTCGGCCTGCGACTGTTCGTGGCCATGATGGCCGGGCACGTGCTGCTGGAAATCCTGGCGAGCTTCATCATCGACAGTGCGAATGCCGGTGCGGGCTGGGGTGTCCTGATCGGAACGCCGAGCTTCCTCCTGATGCTGGCGATCTGTGCGCTGGAAATCCTGGTTGCCGGTATCCAGGCCTATGTCTTCGCGTTGTTGAGTTCGCTGTATATCAACGACGCCGAAAACCTTCACTGA
- a CDS encoding F0F1 ATP synthase subunit C, translating to MDMEAAKLIGAGLAAIGAGLASIGVGNVFGSFLESALRNPGAADGQQGRLFIGFAAAELLGLLAFLVAVILIFVA from the coding sequence ATGGACATGGAAGCAGCCAAGCTGATCGGCGCCGGTCTCGCGGCGATCGGTGCGGGCCTTGCCTCGATCGGTGTGGGTAACGTCTTCGGTTCGTTCCTCGAAAGCGCCCTGCGCAATCCCGGCGCCGCAGACGGCCAGCAGGGCCGCCTGTTCATCGGCTTCGCCGCCGCGGAACTTCTCGGCCTTCTGGCCTTCCTCGTTGCGGTTATCCTGATCTTCGTCGCCTGA
- a CDS encoding ATPase has translation MPQIAQLAETYSSQIFWLLVIFGLVFFVIGRGMVPKVMDTVSLRDKQISNDLAAAQAARDQANEQEEAWRRRENENRAEAQAVVNAAKEDAAARTEKKLSAAQGRVDKKLAEAEARISAASAEAAAEIESVASEAAREIVQRLAGVEVAEPEAQAAVKKAMIHG, from the coding sequence ATGCCTCAGATAGCCCAATTGGCCGAAACCTATTCCAGCCAGATATTCTGGTTGCTGGTGATCTTCGGCCTGGTGTTCTTCGTCATTGGCCGAGGCATGGTGCCCAAGGTGATGGACACCGTGTCGCTGCGCGACAAGCAGATCTCGAACGACCTGGCCGCCGCGCAGGCTGCGCGCGATCAGGCAAACGAGCAGGAAGAGGCCTGGCGCAGGCGCGAGAATGAAAATCGCGCCGAAGCGCAGGCGGTGGTCAATGCGGCCAAGGAGGATGCGGCTGCCCGGACGGAGAAGAAACTCTCTGCCGCGCAGGGTCGTGTCGACAAGAAGCTTGCCGAAGCGGAAGCCCGTATTTCCGCAGCAAGTGCCGAAGCCGCAGCCGAAATCGAATCCGTCGCCAGCGAAGCTGCCCGTGAAATCGTGCAGCGGCTTGCCGGCGTGGAAGTGGCCGAACCGGAAGCCCAGGCGGCCGTGAAGAAAGCAATGATCCATGGCTGA
- a CDS encoding ATP synthase subunit B yields MAEHAPELFTTEDPELATAMEGHDAGHTEHVEPSAFGLTPGGWVGLSMLVFLLILVWKGVHKAIAGGLDGKIAAIREQLDEAKKLREEAEALRAEYAAKIANAEKDAAAMLDHARTEAEQIVAKAEADTEAVIARRKQMAEDKIAAAERGAIEELRATVASAATAAARGLIAEKHDASADRKLVEETISAL; encoded by the coding sequence ATGGCTGAGCACGCTCCCGAACTGTTCACCACCGAAGATCCGGAACTGGCGACCGCCATGGAAGGCCATGATGCCGGGCATACCGAGCATGTCGAGCCGAGCGCCTTCGGTCTGACGCCGGGCGGCTGGGTCGGCCTGTCCATGCTCGTCTTCCTGCTGATCCTTGTCTGGAAGGGCGTGCACAAGGCGATTGCCGGCGGCCTGGACGGCAAGATTGCGGCCATTCGCGAACAACTCGACGAAGCAAAGAAGCTGCGCGAGGAAGCGGAGGCTCTGCGGGCCGAATATGCGGCCAAGATCGCCAATGCGGAAAAAGACGCAGCAGCCATGCTCGATCACGCCAGGACCGAGGCAGAACAGATTGTGGCCAAGGCCGAAGCTGATACCGAGGCGGTGATCGCCCGGCGCAAGCAGATGGCCGAGGACAAGATCGCTGCTGCCGAGCGTGGCGCGATCGAGGAATTGCGTGCGACGGTTGCAAGTGCGGCGACTGCAGCGGCCAGGGGCCTGATCGCAGAGAAGCATGACGCGTCGGCCGATCGCAAGCTGGTCGAAGAAACGATCTCCGCTCTCTGA
- the gloB gene encoding hydroxyacylglutathione hydrolase, whose translation MTLQIHQFPCLSDNYGYLLHDPASGETACIDTPDADAYLREAEAKGWRITQIWNTHWHPDHAGGNEAIKEATGCTITAPATDAAKIAGIDREVSGGDTLRLGEWQVRVIDVGGHTMGHVAYYLPEAGIAFVGDALFALGCGRMFEGTAPQFWASLTRLKDLPAETTLYCAHEYTQANARFALHADPDNAELQDYAAEVAQKRAKGVPTVPMTLARELVTNPFLRADDPAIQARWGGMTPVETFAALRAAKDNF comes from the coding sequence ATGACGTTGCAAATACACCAATTCCCCTGCCTGTCGGACAATTACGGCTATTTGCTGCATGATCCGGCGAGCGGCGAAACCGCCTGCATCGATACGCCCGATGCCGATGCCTATCTGCGCGAGGCGGAGGCCAAGGGCTGGCGCATCACCCAGATATGGAACACGCACTGGCATCCCGACCATGCCGGCGGGAATGAGGCGATCAAGGAAGCCACCGGCTGCACCATTACTGCCCCGGCCACCGATGCCGCGAAGATTGCCGGGATCGACCGCGAAGTCTCAGGCGGCGACACGCTTCGCCTGGGCGAATGGCAGGTACGAGTGATCGATGTCGGTGGGCATACAATGGGGCATGTCGCCTATTACCTGCCCGAAGCAGGGATCGCCTTTGTCGGGGATGCTCTGTTCGCCCTGGGATGTGGGCGAATGTTTGAAGGCACGGCGCCCCAATTCTGGGCCAGCCTCACAAGGCTGAAGGATCTGCCGGCCGAGACGACGCTCTATTGCGCGCATGAATATACACAGGCCAACGCCCGCTTTGCGCTTCATGCCGACCCGGACAATGCCGAATTGCAGGATTATGCCGCAGAGGTGGCTCAGAAGCGCGCTAAAGGCGTGCCGACGGTGCCCATGACATTGGCGCGGGAACTGGTGACGAACCCATTCCTGCGTGCTGACGATCCGGCAATACAGGCCCGCTGGGGCGGCATGACACCCGTGGAAACCTTCGCAGCACTAAGAGCAGCCAAGGACAATTTCTAA
- a CDS encoding GFA family protein, whose translation MAATALTSLPMHASCQCGKLNAEIADGANAMTVLCHCRDCQKRSGSPFGIMAYFPEESFSIAGEAREFTRLTDQGNQFTNGFCPDCGSTLYGRASKYPGIIGITVGTICDPAFPRPHRSVYEQSRHHWIALPEDMPRHMRGRDS comes from the coding sequence ATGGCGGCCACAGCCCTTACATCACTGCCCATGCATGCCTCTTGCCAATGCGGGAAACTGAACGCCGAAATCGCTGACGGCGCCAATGCGATGACCGTCCTGTGCCATTGCCGCGATTGCCAGAAGCGCAGCGGCTCCCCCTTCGGCATCATGGCCTATTTCCCGGAAGAATCATTCAGCATCGCGGGTGAGGCGCGCGAATTCACCCGGCTGACCGATCAGGGAAACCAATTCACCAACGGCTTCTGTCCGGACTGCGGCAGCACGCTCTATGGAAGGGCGAGCAAATATCCCGGAATAATCGGCATTACGGTCGGCACGATCTGCGACCCCGCTTTCCCCCGGCCGCACCGCTCCGTCTATGAACAGAGCCGCCACCACTGGATCGCACTGCCGGAGGACATGCCCCGGCATATGCGTGGAAGGGATAGTTGA
- the rpsA gene encoding 30S ribosomal protein S1, with the protein MASAANPSRADFEALLNEQLGGAEDGGFEGRVVKGTVTNIENGMAVIDVGLKSEGRVALKEFMRNDDEHGLEIGSEVEVYVDRVENADGEAMLSRDRARREAAWDKLEDEFGEGKRVEGRIFGRVKGGFTVDLDGAVAFLPGSQVDIRPVRDVTPLMDMPQPFQILKMDRRRGNIVVSRRAVLEETRAEQRSELIDKLSEGQVIDGVVKNITDYGAFVDLGGIDGLLHVTDMSYKRVNHPSEVINIGDTVTVQIIRINADTQRISLGMKQLESDPWEGVGAKYPVGIKVTGTVTNITEYGAFVELEPGIEGLVHVSEMSWTKKNVHPGKIVSTSQEVEVMVLEVDSEKRRISLGLKQAQRNPWEEFAEKHPIGSTVEGEVKNATEFGLFIGLPGDVDGMVHMSDIAWGISGEDALALHRKGEMVNAVVLDVDVEKERISLGMKQLEKGAPAAAGSGGLKRGDVVTVTVLEVRDGGLEVQAGDDGATGFIKRSDLGRDRDEQRPDRFATGQKVDAMVTGFDRSKKPNFSIKARQISEEKQAVEQYGSSDSGASLGDILGEALKKGE; encoded by the coding sequence ATGGCAAGTGCAGCCAATCCCTCTCGCGCCGATTTCGAGGCGCTTCTCAATGAACAGCTCGGTGGCGCCGAAGATGGCGGTTTCGAAGGCCGCGTCGTCAAGGGCACCGTCACCAATATCGAAAACGGCATGGCCGTTATCGACGTCGGCCTGAAGAGCGAAGGCCGCGTCGCCCTCAAGGAATTCATGCGCAACGATGACGAGCATGGTCTCGAAATCGGCTCCGAGGTCGAAGTTTATGTCGACCGCGTCGAAAATGCCGATGGTGAAGCGATGCTCAGCCGTGACCGCGCCCGCCGCGAAGCAGCCTGGGACAAGCTTGAAGACGAATTCGGCGAAGGCAAGCGCGTCGAAGGCCGTATCTTCGGCCGCGTGAAGGGTGGCTTCACCGTCGATCTCGATGGTGCCGTGGCCTTCCTGCCCGGTTCGCAGGTCGATATCCGCCCGGTTCGCGACGTGACCCCGCTGATGGACATGCCGCAGCCGTTCCAGATCCTGAAGATGGACCGTCGCCGCGGCAATATCGTCGTCTCGCGCCGCGCCGTCCTGGAAGAAACCCGCGCCGAACAGCGCAGCGAGCTGATCGACAAGCTCTCCGAAGGCCAGGTGATCGACGGTGTCGTGAAGAACATCACCGATTACGGCGCCTTCGTGGATCTGGGCGGCATCGACGGCCTGCTGCATGTCACCGACATGAGCTACAAGCGCGTCAACCACCCGAGCGAAGTGATCAATATCGGTGACACCGTCACCGTGCAGATCATCCGCATCAATGCCGATACGCAGCGCATCTCGCTGGGCATGAAGCAGCTCGAAAGCGATCCGTGGGAAGGCGTTGGCGCCAAGTATCCGGTTGGCATCAAGGTCACCGGCACCGTCACCAACATCACCGAATACGGCGCCTTCGTGGAACTGGAACCGGGCATCGAAGGCCTGGTCCACGTTTCCGAAATGAGCTGGACGAAGAAGAACGTCCATCCGGGCAAGATCGTCTCCACCTCGCAGGAAGTGGAAGTGATGGTCCTGGAAGTCGATTCCGAGAAGCGTCGCATCTCGCTTGGCCTCAAGCAGGCCCAGCGCAATCCGTGGGAAGAATTCGCGGAAAAGCATCCGATCGGTTCGACCGTCGAAGGCGAAGTCAAGAACGCCACCGAATTCGGCCTGTTCATCGGCCTGCCGGGCGACGTGGACGGCATGGTCCACATGTCCGACATCGCCTGGGGCATTTCGGGCGAAGACGCGCTGGCGCTGCACCGCAAGGGTGAAATGGTCAACGCCGTCGTGCTCGATGTGGATGTCGAGAAGGAACGTATCTCGCTCGGCATGAAGCAGCTTGAAAAGGGTGCGCCTGCCGCAGCCGGCTCGGGCGGCCTGAAGCGTGGCGACGTTGTCACCGTGACCGTGCTCGAAGTCCGCGATGGCGGCCTCGAAGTGCAGGCTGGCGACGATGGCGCGACCGGCTTCATCAAGCGTTCGGATCTCGGCCGTGACCGTGACGAACAGCGTCCGGACCGTTTCGCCACCGGCCAGAAGGTCGACGCGATGGTTACCGGCTTCGACCGTTCGAAGAAGCCCAACTTCTCGATCAAGGCCCGCCAGATCTCGGAAGAGAAGCAGGCTGTCGAACAGTATGGTTCGTCGGATTCGGGCGCATCGCTCGGCGACATCCTTGGCGAGGCGCTGAAGAAGGGCGAATAA
- a CDS encoding (d)CMP kinase, with protein sequence MIIAVDGPTASGKGTIAKALAERFGLPHLDTGLLYRAVGRQVFLTGGDPDDAEDALAATDFPESLLQDPELRNEETGGLASRVSVHRPVRQALYERQRKFATQPGGAVLDGRDIGTVIAPKADVKLFVTATVEARAMRRWKEMALRGESHSLPEIEADLRQRDARDIARVEAPLKPAEGAVMLDTSELDRDAAIQAAIEAVERIRAGRG encoded by the coding sequence ATGATCATCGCGGTCGATGGCCCCACAGCTTCCGGCAAGGGCACGATCGCCAAGGCGCTGGCCGAACGCTTCGGCCTTCCGCATCTCGATACGGGCCTGCTCTATCGGGCAGTCGGGCGGCAGGTTTTCCTGACCGGCGGCGATCCGGACGATGCAGAAGATGCGCTCGCCGCAACGGATTTTCCGGAATCATTGCTGCAGGATCCCGAATTGCGAAACGAGGAGACGGGCGGGCTGGCGAGCCGGGTTTCCGTGCACCGCCCGGTCCGCCAGGCGCTTTACGAACGCCAGCGCAAATTCGCGACGCAACCCGGCGGCGCGGTGCTGGACGGGCGCGATATCGGCACGGTCATCGCACCGAAAGCGGATGTGAAACTGTTCGTCACCGCCACTGTCGAAGCGCGCGCCATGCGCCGCTGGAAGGAAATGGCCCTGCGCGGCGAAAGCCACAGCCTGCCCGAGATCGAGGCGGATCTGCGCCAGCGCGATGCGCGCGACATCGCCCGCGTGGAAGCGCCGCTCAAACCGGCCGAAGGCGCAGTGATGCTCGATACCTCGGAGCTGGATCGCGACGCGGCAATCCAGGCGGCAATCGAAGCGGTGGAGCGGATTCGCGCCGGACGAGGCTAG
- a CDS encoding CBU_0592 family membrane protein encodes MIDPQLANYIGFAGMACIIGAYGYQTAKGRPNPFVQHGVNLAGAILLTISLIVHTNLASLVLEGFWAAIALFGLGKAFAERSAARKKLP; translated from the coding sequence GTGATCGATCCGCAACTGGCCAATTATATCGGCTTTGCGGGCATGGCCTGCATCATCGGTGCCTATGGTTATCAGACCGCAAAGGGCCGGCCCAACCCCTTCGTCCAGCACGGTGTGAACCTGGCAGGGGCCATCCTGCTCACCATCTCGCTGATAGTGCACACGAATCTCGCCTCTCTCGTGCTGGAAGGCTTCTGGGCTGCCATTGCCCTGTTCGGCCTGGGCAAGGCATTTGCCGAACGAAGCGCGGCGCGAAAGAAACTGCCATGA
- the aroA gene encoding 3-phosphoshikimate 1-carboxyvinyltransferase, translating into MKPRRFLPSGPLQGRIRVPGDKSISHRSLMFGALAVGETRITGLLEGEDVLATAAALRAMGATIHREGEGRWSVKGVGVGGLLQPEGALDMGNSGTSTRLFLGILASHPLTATFIGDASLSARPMGRVIEPLSQMGAQFTPSPGGTLPLMLKGANPAVPISYRLPVASAQVKSAILLAGLNTAGITTVIEPVPTRDHTERMLKGFGADLWVEEENGERVIRLRGEAELRPQMIDVPGDPSSAAFFAVAALLIPGSDLVIENVGLNPTRAGLFDVLRQMGGDIEEMDQRIIGGEPVADLRVRHSVLRGVEVDPAIAPSMIDEFPVLFVAASLANGRTVTTGLEELRVKESDRLAVMAEALRNAGARIEERADGLVIEGTGGDPLPGGEGAIATHLDHRIAMSMAVAGLASKAGVEVDDTRPIATSFPSFEALLDGAARP; encoded by the coding sequence ATGAAACCACGACGTTTTTTGCCATCCGGGCCGTTGCAGGGGCGGATCCGCGTTCCCGGCGACAAGTCGATCAGCCATCGCTCGCTCATGTTCGGCGCGCTGGCAGTGGGAGAAACGCGCATAACCGGCCTGCTGGAGGGGGAGGATGTGCTGGCAACCGCCGCCGCCCTGCGCGCGATGGGCGCAACGATTCACCGCGAAGGCGAAGGTCGCTGGTCGGTCAAGGGTGTCGGCGTGGGCGGGTTGCTGCAGCCCGAAGGGGCGCTGGACATGGGCAATAGCGGCACTTCCACCCGCCTTTTCCTGGGCATATTGGCCAGCCACCCGCTGACCGCGACCTTCATCGGCGATGCCAGCCTGTCCGCCCGCCCGATGGGCCGCGTGATCGAACCGCTCTCGCAGATGGGTGCGCAATTCACGCCCAGCCCCGGCGGCACATTGCCGCTGATGCTGAAAGGCGCGAATCCCGCCGTGCCGATCAGCTATCGCCTGCCCGTGGCCAGCGCCCAGGTAAAAAGCGCGATATTGCTGGCCGGGCTCAACACTGCCGGGATCACCACCGTGATCGAACCCGTGCCGACTCGCGACCATACGGAACGCATGCTCAAGGGCTTCGGCGCAGACCTCTGGGTCGAGGAAGAAAATGGCGAACGCGTGATCCGCCTGCGCGGAGAAGCGGAACTGCGCCCGCAGATGATCGACGTGCCGGGCGATCCGTCATCCGCCGCCTTCTTCGCGGTTGCCGCCCTGCTCATCCCCGGCAGCGATCTGGTGATCGAAAATGTCGGCCTGAACCCGACCCGCGCGGGACTGTTCGACGTGCTGCGCCAGATGGGCGGCGATATCGAGGAAATGGACCAGCGCATCATTGGCGGCGAACCCGTGGCCGATCTGCGCGTGCGCCATTCGGTCCTGCGCGGGGTCGAGGTGGATCCAGCCATCGCGCCAAGCATGATCGATGAATTCCCGGTCCTGTTCGTCGCCGCATCGCTCGCCAACGGCCGGACGGTGACCACGGGTCTGGAAGAATTGCGGGTCAAGGAATCGGATCGCCTGGCGGTTATGGCCGAAGCATTGAGAAATGCCGGCGCCCGGATCGAGGAGCGCGCTGACGGGCTGGTCATCGAAGGCACCGGCGGCGATCCGTTGCCGGGCGGCGAAGGCGCCATCGCCACCCATCTCGACCATCGCATCGCCATGAGCATGGCCGTGGCCGGTCTGGCGAGCAAGGCAGGCGTGGAGGTTGACGATACCCGCCCCATCGCCACCAGTTTCCCCAGCTTCGAGGCATTGCTGGACGGAGCGGCACGGCCGTGA
- a CDS encoding FYDLN acid domain-containing protein, producing the protein MVKPEWGTKRTCPKCGERFYDLGKEEPVSCIECGNEWYPEPVLKSKQPIPYEEVEKDKKKEEDSDLGDDDLDIDEDEDSPDNDVDLGGDDDLGVTKTSDGDEDDS; encoded by the coding sequence ATGGTCAAGCCTGAGTGGGGCACCAAGCGTACCTGCCCCAAATGCGGTGAACGCTTCTACGACCTGGGCAAGGAAGAACCCGTGTCCTGCATCGAATGCGGGAACGAATGGTATCCCGAACCGGTGCTGAAGTCGAAACAGCCGATTCCTTACGAGGAAGTGGAAAAGGATAAGAAGAAGGAAGAGGATTCCGATCTCGGTGACGATGATCTGGATATCGACGAGGACGAGGATTCGCCCGACAATGATGTCGATCTCGGCGGTGACGACGATCTTGGCGTGACCAAGACGTCGGACGGGGACGAGGACGACAGCTGA
- the ffh gene encoding signal recognition particle protein, whose amino-acid sequence MFDNLSDRLTGVFDRLRGRGSLNEQDVREAMREVRIALLEADVALPVARDFINRVTEKAVGQQVLKSVTPGQQVVKIVNDELVAMLGGDAEGAGEAEPLHLDARPPVVIMMVGLQGSGKTTSTAKIARLLKDKQGKKPMMASLDVNRPAAQEQLKVLGEQAGVATLPIVPGQQPVDIARRALESAKLQAVDVLLLDTAGRLHVDEALMAEMKAVASVSAPTEVLLVVDSLTGQDAVNVAQSFSDEVPLTGVVLTRMDGDARGGAALSMRAVTGKPIKFAGTGEKLDAIEPFHPRRVADRILGMGDVVSLVEKAASVVDKEEADKLAERMMKGQFDMNDLRTQLGQMQKMGGLGMLAGMMPGMKKAKQAMAASGMDDKVLVHMDAIIGSMTRKERANPALMNAKRKKRVAAGSGTSVQEVNKLLKMHQEMGRAMKQIRKMGGLKGLGALFGGGGGMPGGGKGGGIPGLPGGAGGQVPPDLQNLLNKK is encoded by the coding sequence ATGTTCGACAACCTGTCCGATCGCCTGACTGGTGTGTTCGACCGCCTGCGCGGCCGCGGTTCGCTGAACGAACAGGATGTGCGCGAGGCGATGCGCGAAGTGCGCATTGCCCTGCTGGAAGCCGATGTGGCGTTGCCGGTGGCGCGCGATTTCATCAATCGCGTCACCGAAAAGGCCGTTGGCCAGCAAGTGCTCAAATCGGTCACGCCGGGGCAGCAGGTCGTCAAGATCGTCAATGACGAACTGGTGGCGATGCTGGGCGGCGATGCCGAAGGCGCGGGCGAGGCCGAACCGCTTCATCTCGACGCCAGGCCGCCTGTCGTGATCATGATGGTCGGCCTGCAGGGCTCGGGCAAGACGACCAGCACCGCCAAGATCGCCCGGCTGCTGAAGGACAAGCAGGGCAAGAAGCCGATGATGGCGTCGCTCGACGTCAATCGTCCGGCCGCGCAGGAACAGCTCAAGGTCCTGGGCGAACAGGCCGGTGTCGCCACCCTGCCGATCGTGCCGGGGCAGCAGCCGGTGGATATTGCCCGCCGCGCGCTGGAATCGGCGAAGCTGCAGGCAGTGGACGTGCTGCTGCTGGATACGGCCGGCCGTCTGCATGTCGATGAAGCGCTCATGGCCGAAATGAAGGCCGTGGCCAGCGTTTCCGCGCCCACCGAAGTGCTGCTGGTGGTCGATTCGCTGACTGGCCAGGACGCGGTGAATGTCGCGCAGAGCTTCTCCGACGAAGTCCCGCTGACCGGGGTGGTGCTGACCCGGATGGATGGCGATGCCCGCGGCGGTGCGGCCTTGTCCATGCGGGCCGTGACCGGCAAGCCGATCAAGTTCGCGGGTACGGGCGAAAAGCTCGACGCGATCGAGCCGTTCCACCCGCGGCGCGTTGCCGATCGTATCCTGGGCATGGGCGATGTCGTCAGCCTGGTCGAAAAGGCCGCTTCGGTCGTCGACAAGGAAGAGGCGGACAAGCTCGCCGAGCGGATGATGAAGGGTCAGTTCGACATGAACGACCTGCGCACCCAGCTTGGCCAGATGCAGAAAATGGGCGGTCTCGGAATGCTGGCCGGCATGATGCCGGGCATGAAGAAGGCCAAGCAGGCAATGGCCGCCAGCGGCATGGACGACAAGGTGCTGGTCCATATGGACGCGATCATCGGGTCCATGACGCGCAAGGAACGCGCCAATCCCGCCTTGATGAATGCCAAGCGCAAGAAGCGCGTGGCCGCCGGTTCCGGAACTTCGGTGCAGGAGGTGAACAAGCTCCTGAAGATGCACCAGGAAATGGGCCGGGCGATGAAACAGATCAGGAAGATGGGCGGGCTCAAGGGCCTCGGCGCGCTGTTTGGCGGCGGGGGCGGAATGCCCGGCGGCGGGAAGGGCGGCGGCATACCGGGCCTTCCTGGTGGCGCCGGCGGCCAGGTTCCGCCTGACCTGCAGAATTTACTGAACAAGAAGTGA
- the rpsP gene encoding 30S ribosomal protein S16, which yields MAIALRLSRGGAKKRPYYRIVAADSRKPRDGRYLEQIGTYNPLLAKDDEKRVQLNEDRARYWLGVGAQPSDRVARFLDAAGIRERAARNNPNKAEPGDKAKERAEERAAKLAEAEEAAKAAEQEAAGAEAATEEAAAEEAPAPGATEEKAEG from the coding sequence ATGGCAATTGCACTTCGTCTGTCGCGTGGTGGCGCCAAGAAGCGCCCTTATTACCGGATCGTGGCCGCGGACAGCCGCAAGCCGCGCGATGGCCGCTATCTGGAACAGATCGGCACCTACAATCCGCTGCTGGCCAAGGACGATGAAAAGCGCGTCCAGCTGAATGAAGACCGCGCTCGTTACTGGCTGGGCGTTGGCGCGCAGCCGAGCGACCGCGTGGCCCGTTTCCTGGATGCCGCCGGCATCCGCGAGCGTGCGGCCCGCAACAACCCGAACAAGGCGGAGCCGGGCGACAAGGCCAAGGAACGCGCCGAGGAACGCGCTGCGAAGCTGGCTGAAGCAGAAGAAGCTGCCAAGGCTGCCGAGCAGGAAGCCGCCGGCGCCGAAGCTGCGACTGAAGAGGCTGCCGCAGAGGAAGCTCCGGCCCCGGGAGCTACCGAGGAAAAGGCCGAGGGCTGA
- the rimM gene encoding ribosome maturation factor RimM (Essential for efficient processing of 16S rRNA), with translation MVKDRSVTLAAITGAHGVTGEVRLKLFGEGLEALKRHKSFNDGALTLKKLRDDNKGGAIARFAEITDRSAAEQLRGTTLDVARSALPALDEGEYYHADLLGLAAICDDGQQLGTVVAVENFGAGDIVEIEGPPGEDGKRPRFMVPMTRQAVPDWNAERLVVARDFVP, from the coding sequence TTGGTTAAAGACAGGTCCGTCACGCTTGCCGCCATTACCGGCGCGCATGGCGTGACGGGGGAAGTGCGACTCAAGCTCTTCGGTGAAGGGCTTGAGGCACTCAAACGCCACAAGAGCTTCAATGACGGCGCGCTGACGCTGAAGAAGCTGCGCGACGACAACAAGGGCGGAGCTATCGCCCGCTTCGCCGAAATCACCGACAGAAGCGCGGCCGAGCAATTGCGCGGGACCACGCTGGATGTCGCGCGATCTGCCCTGCCTGCCTTGGACGAGGGCGAATATTATCACGCCGATCTTCTGGGGCTTGCCGCCATTTGCGATGACGGGCAGCAACTGGGCACTGTGGTCGCGGTCGAAAATTTCGGCGCCGGCGATATTGTCGAGATCGAAGGTCCGCCGGGTGAAGACGGCAAGCGGCCCCGTTTCATGGTGCCGATGACCAGGCAGGCAGTGCCTGACTGGAATGCGGAAAGACTGGTGGTCGCACGGGATTTCGTGCCCTAG